Below is a window of Buchnera aphidicola str. Ak (Acyrthosiphon kondoi) DNA.
ATTATGAATGTTCCATTATTTGTCATTAAAGGAATTTCACCCATATAAACTTCTTGTTCTTTGATATCTTTAACAGTAGCTTCCAATATGTCACGTTCATAGATGACCAGGCGTAATCTTACTCTTAAAGGTGCTGAATAAGTAGCACCTCTTGTTTGACATTCTTTTACGTCAAATATTGTTTCTCCTAAACGGTAACTTACATATTGAAGTTCAGAATTTCCATTGTAACCGCGAATAGGAAATACAGAACGAAATGCTGCCTCTAATCCGTGTTGACCTTCTAAATCTGGTTTAATAAATTTTTTAAAAGAATCTAATTGAATCGAAAGAAGATATGGTATATCTAAAACTTTAGGACGTTTGCCAAAATCTTTACGAATACGTTTTTTTTCAGTATAAGAGTAAACCATGGGGTTCCTAAGCTCGTTGACAGATAAGTTGAAAATTCATTTATCTTTTTCTCTGAAGGGGAGATATTGTTAATATTTTTTAAGAATTTTAATTGTATTTTGTAATTCTTTTATTAAATATTTTTAGAAAATAATTTGAATTTTTTGATCAAAAAGGCTGGTGAATTAAAACCACCAGCCGTACTTAAAAATTGATTAAATTGTAAAATTTAACATTTTTATTTGATTTCGATTTCAGCACCAACATTTTCTAGTGTTTTTTTCAATGTTTCTGCATCTTCCTTACTAATATTTTCTTTTAAAACTGTTGGAGCAGATTCTACTAAATCTTTAGCTTCTTTTAATCCTAAACCAGTTGCACTGCGTACAGTTTTAATTACTGACACTTTGTTTGGTCCAATAACTTTTAAAAAAATGTCAAATTCTGTTTTTTCTTCATGTGAATCTTTTTCATTATGATTATTGCTATTCATGGTCATATTGGCAGATACTCCAAATTTTTCTTCCATGGCTGCAATAAGATCTACAACATTCAT
It encodes the following:
- the rplL gene encoding 50S ribosomal protein L7/L12, producing the protein MSITKEQILEAVSEMSVMNVVDLIAAMEEKFGVSANMTMNSNNHNEKDSHEEKTEFDIFLKVIGPNKVSVIKTVRSATGLGLKEAKDLVESAPTVLKENISKEDAETLKKTLENVGAEIEIK